Proteins encoded in a region of the Nitrospirota bacterium genome:
- a CDS encoding sulfurtransferase TusA family protein, with protein MSIAELSGHEKLLKFLDKPIAADAITDIIYMMCPMHLLTLQERIKELKVGQVLAVLTDYDGALEDIPAWCGKTGNEFVGVLESPDYYSFYVKKLKE; from the coding sequence GTCAATTGCAGAGCTGTCCGGACATGAAAAATTGTTGAAATTTCTTGATAAGCCCATAGCCGCCGACGCAATAACAGATATAATTTATATGATGTGCCCGATGCACCTTCTTACTCTGCAGGAGAGGATAAAAGAGCTTAAGGTCGGGCAGGTGCTTGCGGTACTTACTGACTATGACGGAGCGCTTGAGGATATTCCGGCGTGGTGCGGCAAGACAGGAAATGAATTTGTCGGCGTGCTGGAATCACCGGATTATTACAGTTTCTATGTAAAAAAATTAAAGGAGTAA